A stretch of Desulfobaccales bacterium DNA encodes these proteins:
- a CDS encoding lysophospholipid acyltransferase family protein produces MHSPTLYRLCQGLLRHTWARIWRVKVDGLEYLPPGPAVLCPKHQRWEDIPVVGLALPPPLFYIAKVELFTTPLVREFLRALGGIPVDRQSPRATLSSFRQLLPLLDQKSYLVLFPEGTYVPGRVGPGKHRLIQYLLGLQEKNGFYPLPFVPVGISYQPRKVGFEAQVRLGPPLYAPRSGLAEALTHRLMAAIGELSLPSPSGA; encoded by the coding sequence ATGCATTCCCCCACCCTCTACCGCCTCTGCCAGGGTCTGTTGCGCCACACCTGGGCCCGGATCTGGCGGGTCAAGGTGGACGGCCTGGAGTATTTGCCCCCGGGACCGGCGGTCCTCTGCCCCAAACACCAGCGCTGGGAGGACATCCCGGTGGTAGGCCTGGCCCTGCCCCCGCCCCTCTTTTACATCGCCAAAGTGGAACTCTTCACCACTCCCTTGGTGCGGGAATTCTTGCGCGCCTTGGGCGGCATCCCGGTGGACCGGCAAAGTCCCCGGGCCACCCTGTCCTCCTTCCGGCAACTCCTGCCGCTTCTGGACCAAAAATCTTACCTCGTTCTCTTTCCGGAAGGCACCTACGTTCCCGGGCGGGTGGGCCCCGGCAAACACCGCCTCATCCAATATCTTTTGGGCTTGCAGGAAAAGAACGGTTTTTATCCTTTGCCCTTTGTGCCGGTGGGGATTTCTTATCAGCCCCGGAAAGTGGGCTTTGAGGCCCAGGTGCGCCTGGGGCCCCCCTTGTATGCCCCCCGCTCCGGGCTGGCAGAGGCCCTCACCCACCGCCTGATGGCGGCCATCGGGGAATTGAGCCTGCCTTCCCCCTCCGGGGCCTGA
- the rpsU gene encoding 30S ribosomal protein S21, with protein sequence MPGVRVKPNEPFEVALKRFKKQCEKAGILSEIRKREHYEKPSIKRKKKILAAKKRALKKLRKLESHS encoded by the coding sequence ATGCCCGGCGTGCGGGTGAAGCCCAATGAGCCCTTCGAGGTGGCCCTGAAGCGCTTCAAAAAGCAGTGCGAAAAGGCCGGGATCCTCTCTGAGATTCGCAAGCGGGAACACTACGAGAAACCGAGCATCAAGCGCAAGAAGAAGATTCTGGCGGCCAAGAAACGGGCCTTGAAGAAGCTGCGCAAGCTCGAGAGCCATTCATGA
- the ppdK gene encoding pyruvate, phosphate dikinase: protein MTQKRYCYAFEEGDGTNKKLLGGKGAGLCTMTQIGLPVPPGFVITTEANVDYLENGRFPENLMNEVHEYMEALEKKTGKGFGDPKNPLLVSVRSGSALSMPGMMDTILNLGLNDEVAKGLVELTQNERFVYDTYRRFLQLFGKIGLGVRDEGFDEIFEEIKKKYHAHVDTELSAEALKEVCERFKEYIKKETGRPFPQDPWAQLVIAIEGVFKSWMGKRAVDYRRQFKITPDMAHGTAVNICTMVFGNMGNDSATGVGFTRDPGTGENVLYGDYLINAQGEDVVAGIRTPRPIRELRTDMPEIYRELEKMRTILEKHYREVQDFEFTIERGKLYMLQTRNAKMNAWALCKTSVDMVKEGLITEEEALLRIDPDMLEQFLHRRIDPSFKQEPLAVGIPASPGAATGKVIFDADRAEALGHQGEKVILTRVETKPEDIHGFFAAQGILTSRGGKTSHAAVVARGMGKPCVSGVEGLDINYELREARVGNVVIREGDIVTIDGTAGKLYLGAVPMLDPELPKDLKTLMEWADRHARLEVWANADTPDMAIKARSHGAKGIGLCRTERMFNEADRLPLMRNMILADTPQERKRWADKLLPMQRQDFLEIFRAMDGLPVTIRLLDPPLHEFLPTLEELVSDLNRLREFTRIMSGLDQIPGGIAMLDPEVTKQIPSLESMTREFAEFRAKRLDQKLLEEKEKLLRRVRVLHEYNPMLGNRGVRCGISFPEIYDMQIQAIFEATALALREKIDVRPEIMVPNVCTVQELVWVKPRVEAIHQEVEKRYNVKIKYKFGTMIEIARACLRAARIATVAEFFSFGTNDLTQGTFSFSREDAENKFLPIYNTEGILLHNPFEILDELGVGRLMQIAVTEGRQTRPDLKIGICGEHGGQPQAIEFCHRIGLNYVSCSPMRIPIARMAAAHAAIKEAKGLGVLKERQL from the coding sequence ATGACACAGAAGCGGTATTGCTATGCCTTCGAAGAGGGGGACGGCACCAACAAAAAGCTGTTGGGGGGCAAAGGCGCGGGCCTGTGCACCATGACCCAGATCGGCCTGCCGGTGCCGCCAGGGTTTGTCATCACCACCGAAGCCAATGTGGATTACCTGGAAAACGGCCGCTTCCCCGAAAATCTCATGAATGAAGTGCATGAGTACATGGAAGCGCTGGAGAAAAAGACCGGCAAGGGCTTCGGGGACCCCAAAAACCCCCTGCTGGTTTCTGTGCGGTCCGGCTCGGCCCTCTCCATGCCCGGCATGATGGATACCATCCTGAACCTGGGCCTCAACGACGAGGTGGCCAAAGGCCTGGTGGAGCTCACCCAGAACGAGCGCTTCGTTTATGACACCTACCGCCGCTTCTTGCAGCTCTTCGGCAAGATCGGCCTGGGAGTGCGGGACGAAGGCTTCGACGAGATCTTCGAGGAAATCAAAAAGAAATACCACGCCCACGTGGACACCGAGCTCTCCGCCGAGGCCTTAAAGGAAGTCTGCGAGCGCTTCAAGGAATACATCAAAAAGGAGACCGGCCGGCCCTTCCCCCAGGACCCTTGGGCCCAGCTGGTCATCGCCATCGAGGGCGTATTCAAGTCCTGGATGGGAAAAAGGGCGGTGGATTACCGGCGGCAGTTCAAGATCACCCCGGACATGGCCCACGGCACCGCAGTGAACATCTGCACCATGGTCTTCGGCAACATGGGGAACGACTCCGCCACCGGCGTGGGCTTCACCCGGGACCCGGGCACCGGCGAAAACGTGCTCTACGGCGACTACCTCATCAACGCCCAGGGTGAGGACGTGGTGGCCGGCATCCGCACTCCCCGGCCCATCCGGGAGCTGCGCACCGACATGCCGGAAATCTACCGGGAACTGGAGAAGATGCGCACCATTCTGGAGAAGCACTACCGGGAGGTGCAGGACTTTGAGTTCACCATCGAGCGGGGCAAGCTCTACATGCTCCAGACCCGCAACGCCAAGATGAACGCCTGGGCGTTGTGCAAAACCTCGGTGGACATGGTGAAGGAAGGCCTCATCACCGAGGAGGAGGCCCTCTTGCGCATCGACCCGGACATGCTGGAGCAGTTCCTGCACCGCCGCATCGACCCCTCCTTCAAGCAGGAGCCTCTGGCGGTGGGCATCCCCGCCTCCCCGGGCGCGGCCACCGGCAAAGTCATCTTCGATGCCGACCGGGCGGAAGCGCTGGGCCACCAGGGGGAGAAGGTCATCCTCACCCGGGTGGAGACCAAACCCGAGGACATTCACGGCTTCTTCGCCGCCCAGGGCATCCTCACCAGCCGGGGCGGCAAGACCTCCCACGCCGCCGTGGTGGCCCGGGGCATGGGCAAACCCTGCGTCTCCGGCGTCGAGGGCCTGGACATCAATTATGAACTGAGGGAAGCCCGGGTGGGCAACGTGGTCATCCGGGAAGGGGATATCGTCACCATTGACGGCACCGCCGGCAAGCTCTACCTGGGCGCCGTGCCCATGCTGGACCCGGAGCTCCCCAAGGACCTGAAGACCCTGATGGAGTGGGCCGACCGCCACGCCCGCCTGGAAGTCTGGGCCAACGCCGACACCCCGGACATGGCCATCAAGGCCCGGAGCCACGGCGCCAAAGGCATCGGCCTGTGCCGCACCGAGCGCATGTTCAATGAGGCGGACCGTCTGCCCCTGATGCGCAACATGATCCTGGCCGACACCCCCCAGGAACGCAAACGCTGGGCCGACAAGCTCCTGCCCATGCAGCGCCAAGATTTCCTGGAAATCTTCCGGGCCATGGACGGGCTTCCCGTCACCATCCGGCTATTGGACCCGCCCCTGCATGAATTCCTCCCCACCCTGGAGGAGCTGGTGAGCGACCTCAACCGCCTCCGGGAATTCACCCGCATCATGTCCGGCCTGGACCAGATCCCCGGCGGCATCGCCATGCTGGACCCGGAGGTCACCAAACAGATCCCCAGCCTCGAGTCCATGACCCGGGAATTCGCCGAATTCCGGGCCAAACGGCTGGACCAGAAGCTCCTGGAGGAAAAGGAGAAGCTCCTCCGCCGGGTTCGGGTGCTGCACGAATACAACCCCATGCTGGGCAACCGGGGCGTGCGCTGCGGCATCTCCTTCCCGGAGATCTACGACATGCAGATCCAGGCCATCTTTGAGGCCACCGCCCTGGCCCTCCGGGAAAAGATCGACGTCCGCCCGGAGATCATGGTGCCCAACGTCTGCACCGTCCAGGAGCTGGTCTGGGTCAAACCCCGGGTGGAAGCCATCCACCAGGAAGTGGAGAAACGCTATAACGTCAAGATCAAATACAAGTTCGGCACCATGATCGAGATCGCCCGGGCCTGCCTCCGGGCCGCCCGCATCGCCACCGTGGCCGAATTCTTCTCCTTCGGCACCAACGACCTCACCCAGGGGACCTTCTCCTTCTCCCGGGAGGACGCGGAAAACAAATTCCTCCCCATCTACAACACCGAGGGCATCCTCCTGCACAACCCCTTCGAAATCCTGGACGAGCTGGGCGTGGGCAGACTCATGCAGATCGCCGTCACCGAAGGCCGCCAGACCCGGCCGGATCTGAAGATCGGCATCTGCGGCGAACACGGCGGCCAACCCCAGGCCATCGAGTTCTGCCACCGCATCGGCCTGAACTACGTCTCCTGCTCCCCCATGCGCATCCCCATCGCCCGCATGGCCGCCGCCCACGCCGCCATCAAAGAGGCCAAAGGCCTGGGCGTCCTCAAGGAACGGCAGCTCTGA
- the thiD gene encoding bifunctional hydroxymethylpyrimidine kinase/phosphomethylpyrimidine kinase — protein sequence MKTVLIIAGSDPGAGAGLQQDLKTATLLGTYGLTVATALTVQNTQGVQAVHQVPPEVVAAQLKALLDDFPVQAVKIGMLATAATVTAVATMLRPWLEGLWPSPPVILDPVLAAGQGGELLEPAGVEAMVAELFPLATILTPNVPEAARLTGMDIDTPAHLEEAARRLQALGPTWVLATGGHLPGEPVDVLTDGKNAWHLPGKRLAAPHHHGSGCLLATALAAHLAKELSIPEAVNRARELVAEALAHGLPLGHGVGPVNPYAPFAREAARFEVLQTLAEAGAHLVQEDISPLIPEVMSNLAYALPYARGPEDVAAFPGRILKTPTGTHIPLPPQFGASRHLAAIVLTATARRPHLRAALNLKLIPGIAELAPLLHFKAASFDRTLEPPEVKAREGSTLAWGVASVLDTLEPWEPPPDLIYDHGEVGKEPMLRILGETPMQVAEKALALKQALRIQGRV from the coding sequence ATGAAGACCGTGCTCATCATCGCCGGCTCGGACCCCGGCGCTGGCGCCGGCCTGCAGCAGGACCTGAAGACCGCCACGCTTTTAGGCACCTACGGCCTCACCGTGGCCACGGCGCTTACCGTCCAAAACACCCAGGGGGTGCAGGCGGTGCACCAGGTGCCCCCGGAGGTGGTGGCGGCGCAACTCAAGGCGCTGCTGGACGACTTCCCCGTCCAGGCCGTCAAAATCGGCATGTTGGCCACCGCCGCCACGGTGACGGCAGTGGCAACCATGCTGCGGCCATGGCTGGAGGGCCTTTGGCCTTCTCCCCCCGTCATCCTCGACCCGGTGCTGGCCGCCGGACAGGGCGGGGAGCTCCTGGAGCCCGCCGGGGTGGAGGCCATGGTGGCGGAGCTCTTCCCCCTTGCCACCATCCTCACACCCAACGTCCCCGAGGCGGCCCGGCTCACCGGCATGGACATTGACACGCCGGCGCACCTGGAGGAGGCGGCCCGGCGGCTTCAGGCCCTGGGCCCCACCTGGGTCCTGGCCACCGGCGGGCATCTTCCCGGCGAGCCGGTGGATGTCCTCACCGACGGCAAAAACGCCTGGCATCTCCCAGGGAAAAGACTGGCTGCGCCCCACCACCACGGCTCCGGGTGCCTGCTGGCCACCGCCCTGGCGGCCCACCTGGCAAAGGAACTGTCCATCCCCGAGGCGGTGAACCGGGCCCGGGAGCTGGTGGCCGAGGCCCTGGCCCACGGCCTCCCTCTGGGACACGGCGTAGGGCCGGTGAACCCCTACGCCCCCTTCGCCCGGGAGGCGGCCCGCTTTGAGGTGCTCCAGACCCTGGCCGAAGCCGGGGCGCATCTCGTGCAGGAGGACATCTCCCCCCTCATCCCCGAAGTGATGAGCAACCTGGCCTACGCCCTCCCCTACGCCCGGGGGCCTGAGGATGTGGCCGCCTTTCCCGGACGCATCCTCAAAACCCCCACAGGCACCCATATCCCTTTGCCCCCCCAGTTCGGGGCCTCCCGGCACCTCGCAGCCATTGTCCTCACCGCCACGGCCCGCCGACCCCACCTCCGGGCCGCCCTCAACCTGAAACTCATCCCCGGCATTGCGGAGCTGGCACCCCTGCTCCACTTCAAGGCCGCCTCTTTCGACCGAACCCTCGAACCCCCGGAAGTCAAGGCCCGGGAAGGCAGCACCCTGGCCTGGGGAGTGGCCTCCGTGCTGGACACCCTCGAGCCCTGGGAACCCCCGCCGGACCTCATCTACGACCACGGCGAGGTGGGCAAAGAACCCATGCTCCGAATTTTGGGGGAAACGCCCATGCAGGTGGCGGAAAAAGCCCTGGCCCTGAAACAGGCCCTCCGCATCCAGGGACGGGTGTGA
- a CDS encoding GatB/YqeY domain-containing protein: MSTLLERLDQAFKESLKGQQEVALSTLRMLRTALKNRQVELRRPLTDAEVQAVIAAQVKQRREAIAEYTKAGRMDLAHKEEEELRFLLSFLPPQLSEAELEAEIDRIIAEVGASSAKDLGKVMKAAMAQLTGRAEGKLVQEIVRRRLGS; encoded by the coding sequence ATGAGCACCTTGCTGGAGAGACTGGATCAGGCTTTCAAAGAGAGCCTGAAAGGCCAGCAGGAGGTGGCCCTGTCCACTTTGCGGATGCTCAGGACCGCGCTCAAGAACCGCCAAGTGGAATTGCGCCGGCCGCTCACGGACGCAGAGGTCCAGGCGGTCATTGCGGCTCAGGTCAAGCAACGGCGGGAGGCCATCGCCGAGTACACCAAAGCCGGCCGCATGGATTTAGCTCACAAGGAAGAGGAGGAACTCCGGTTCCTCCTCTCTTTTTTGCCGCCCCAGCTCTCCGAGGCCGAGCTGGAGGCGGAGATCGACCGCATCATCGCCGAGGTGGGGGCGTCCTCGGCCAAGGATCTGGGGAAGGTCATGAAAGCCGCCATGGCCCAGCTCACCGGCCGGGCGGAAGGCAAGCTGGTTCAGGAGATCGTCCGGCGACGGCTCGGCTCCTGA
- a CDS encoding cysteine desulfurase family protein encodes MIYLDYNATTPIAPEVAAAMAPYLEREFGNPSSDYPLGWSAKLAMEQARRQVAALIGSRPEEIVFTGCATEANNLVLKGVAWHFKGGQIITTAVEHPAVLAPCRWLATQGFEVTVLPVDGEGRVDPDDVRRALTPHTILISVMHANNETGALQPVAEVAAIAREAGVWCHTDAAQSMGKVPVDVEELGVDFLTLAGHKFYAPKGIGALYVRRERELTPLLHGGGQEGGRRSGTENVPHIVGLGEAARLARERLPEDGPRLQTLRDDLHRRLAEGFPGLRLNGPRRERLPNTLNVSFPGLSGRKLLQGIAGLAASVGAACHGEVETPSAVLLAMGLTPELALAAVRLSVGRYTTAEEVAQAAELLLARVEELRQR; translated from the coding sequence ATGATCTACCTGGACTACAACGCCACCACCCCCATCGCCCCGGAAGTGGCCGCGGCCATGGCCCCTTACCTGGAGCGGGAATTCGGCAACCCCTCCAGCGATTACCCTCTGGGATGGAGCGCCAAACTGGCGATGGAGCAGGCCCGGCGCCAGGTGGCGGCCCTGATTGGCTCCCGGCCTGAGGAGATCGTCTTCACCGGCTGCGCCACGGAGGCTAACAATCTGGTGCTCAAGGGGGTGGCCTGGCATTTCAAGGGTGGCCAGATCATCACCACCGCGGTGGAGCACCCTGCAGTCCTGGCCCCCTGCCGCTGGCTGGCCACCCAGGGTTTTGAGGTCACGGTGCTGCCGGTGGACGGGGAGGGCCGGGTGGACCCGGACGACGTCCGCCGGGCGCTCACCCCCCACACCATTCTCATCAGCGTCATGCACGCCAATAACGAGACGGGAGCGCTGCAGCCGGTGGCGGAGGTGGCCGCCATCGCCCGGGAGGCCGGGGTCTGGTGCCACACCGACGCGGCCCAGAGTATGGGCAAGGTGCCGGTGGACGTGGAGGAGCTGGGGGTGGATTTCCTCACCCTGGCGGGCCACAAGTTTTACGCCCCCAAGGGGATCGGCGCCCTGTATGTCCGGCGGGAGCGGGAGCTCACCCCCTTGCTGCACGGCGGCGGGCAGGAGGGCGGGCGGCGCTCCGGCACCGAGAACGTGCCCCACATCGTGGGGCTGGGGGAGGCGGCCCGGCTGGCCCGGGAGCGTCTGCCGGAGGACGGTCCCCGGCTGCAGACCCTCCGGGATGACCTGCACCGCCGCCTGGCGGAGGGCTTCCCTGGCCTGCGCCTCAACGGGCCCCGGCGGGAGCGCCTGCCCAACACTCTGAACGTCTCTTTTCCGGGGCTGTCGGGCCGCAAGCTTCTGCAGGGCATTGCCGGGCTGGCGGCCTCGGTGGGTGCCGCCTGCCATGGGGAGGTGGAGACTCCCTCCGCCGTACTCTTGGCAATGGGCCTGACGCCGGAGCTGGCCTTGGCGGCGGTGCGTCTCAGTGTGGGGCGCTATACGACGGCAGAGGAGGTGGCCCAGGCCGCGGAGCTGCTCCTGGCCCGGGTGGAGGAGCTGCGGCAGAGGTAG
- the sppA gene encoding signal peptide peptidase SppA, with protein sequence MRWRQALPLLVLALSCLAGCVTVKVDLFEEPKPLKEKVVSGRGRDKILLMDISGLLTDSPRRGFKSLFGGTDAARIKEELEKAGKDPRIKAVVLRINSPGGMVSGADLMHHELLAFKREHRVPVIAALMGVAASGGYYVAQAADVIVAQPTGITGSIGVVALKPNLKGLMDKAGVEAEVVKSGQFKDFWSPFKPATPEEKRLMEGIIADFYGRFVEVVAQGRGLEARQVRPLADGRIFTAAQAKDLGLVDRLGYLDDALTLARERAGLTDARVVVYHRPGSHRPTIYSLAPEILEWGPRFFYLWLGEDPS encoded by the coding sequence ATGCGGTGGCGACAGGCACTCCCTCTCCTGGTCTTGGCGTTGAGCTGCCTTGCGGGCTGCGTCACCGTCAAGGTGGACCTCTTTGAGGAGCCGAAGCCCCTCAAGGAAAAGGTGGTCTCCGGCCGGGGCCGGGACAAGATCCTCCTCATGGATATTTCCGGCCTGCTCACCGACAGTCCCCGCCGGGGGTTCAAGTCCCTCTTCGGCGGCACCGATGCCGCCCGGATCAAGGAGGAGCTGGAGAAAGCCGGCAAGGATCCCCGCATCAAGGCCGTGGTGCTGCGAATCAACTCGCCCGGGGGGATGGTGAGCGGCGCCGACCTCATGCATCACGAGCTTCTGGCCTTCAAGCGGGAGCACCGGGTGCCGGTCATCGCCGCCCTCATGGGCGTGGCGGCCTCCGGGGGCTATTATGTGGCCCAGGCCGCAGATGTCATCGTGGCCCAGCCCACCGGGATCACCGGCTCCATCGGGGTGGTGGCCTTGAAGCCCAACCTCAAGGGCCTGATGGATAAGGCGGGGGTGGAGGCCGAGGTGGTAAAAAGCGGCCAGTTCAAGGATTTCTGGTCCCCCTTCAAGCCGGCCACCCCCGAGGAAAAACGTCTCATGGAGGGCATCATCGCCGATTTTTACGGCCGCTTTGTGGAGGTGGTGGCCCAGGGGCGGGGGCTGGAGGCCCGTCAGGTGCGTCCCTTGGCGGACGGCCGCATCTTCACCGCCGCCCAGGCCAAGGACCTGGGGCTGGTGGACCGGCTGGGGTACCTGGATGACGCCCTCACCCTGGCCCGAGAGCGGGCCGGCCTCACCGATGCCCGGGTGGTGGTCTATCACCGCCCCGGCAGCCACCGGCCCACCATCTACTCCCTGGCCCCGGAAATTCTAGAGTGGGGCCCCCGGTTTTTTTACCTCTGGCTGGGGGAGGACCCCTCCTGA
- the flgM gene encoding flagellar biosynthesis anti-sigma factor FlgM: MKITELTGVGIEQIHTGQTKAVEGTRTQAPADSGSRGVDVIHLSPQARLLHKASQIVQETPEVRAEKVMALKDSVDKGTYTVDTTQVANKLIVEMLTEKA, from the coding sequence ATGAAAATCACCGAACTTACGGGCGTCGGCATTGAGCAGATCCACACCGGCCAGACCAAGGCGGTGGAGGGCACCCGCACCCAGGCGCCGGCGGACTCCGGCTCCCGCGGGGTGGATGTCATTCATCTCTCCCCCCAGGCCCGGCTGCTTCACAAGGCCTCCCAGATCGTCCAGGAAACCCCGGAGGTGCGCGCCGAAAAGGTTATGGCCCTGAAGGACTCCGTGGACAAAGGCACCTACACCGTGGACACCACCCAGGTGGCCAACAAGCTCATCGTGGAGATGCTCACCGAAAAGGCCTAA
- a CDS encoding TRAP transporter TatT component family protein — translation MWSLAYLVLLCLIWSCTGPRHLATTSGSETDLTAALARWQEELSQGELKLLSGGPDRPQVLARLARTAFLLAEHLPPPRREVYLEKGRHYAELLLTEHPDRVEGYYWSSLTLCGTAKTCGAGRALKMLPEIEARLERAAALDPAYDQAGPHRVLGRLYSEAPPWPISVGDLSKSLDHLRRAVHLAPKTSTNQLFLAETCLRLGRKAEALQALSAVLSATDHPVWPQGLAEDRRKAEILLKEAKGPGATVQNPLR, via the coding sequence TTGTGGTCCCTGGCATATCTGGTCCTGCTTTGTCTTATCTGGTCGTGCACCGGTCCCCGCCACCTGGCGACGACCTCCGGATCAGAGACCGATCTGACCGCCGCCCTGGCCCGCTGGCAGGAGGAGCTGAGCCAAGGCGAGCTCAAGCTTTTGTCCGGCGGCCCGGACCGGCCCCAGGTCCTGGCCCGTCTGGCCCGCACGGCCTTCCTCCTGGCGGAGCACCTGCCCCCGCCCCGGCGGGAGGTCTATCTGGAAAAGGGGCGTCACTACGCGGAGCTCCTCCTCACCGAGCACCCCGACCGGGTGGAAGGCTATTACTGGTCCTCCCTCACCCTCTGCGGCACCGCCAAGACCTGCGGGGCCGGTCGGGCCTTGAAGATGCTTCCCGAGATCGAGGCGCGCCTGGAGCGGGCCGCCGCCCTGGACCCCGCCTATGATCAGGCCGGTCCCCACCGGGTACTGGGGCGCCTTTACAGCGAGGCCCCGCCCTGGCCCATCTCGGTGGGGGATCTCAGCAAATCCCTGGACCATCTGCGCCGCGCCGTGCATCTGGCCCCGAAAACCAGCACCAACCAGCTCTTTTTGGCCGAGACCTGCCTGCGGCTGGGGAGAAAAGCCGAGGCCCTGCAGGCCCTCTCGGCAGTACTCTCCGCCACCGATCATCCCGTCTGGCCCCAGGGTCTGGCGGAAGACCGCCGCAAGGCGGAAATTCTCCTGAAAGAGGCCAAAGGCCCTGGCGCCACCGTCCAAAATCCGCTAAGGTGA
- a CDS encoding phosphotransferase, producing the protein MTLLPPDHPLTRHCRRVLGAGGISLPRELLVARLPGSRPVFRFSAIDGTPLLVGKFFATVPPDTAQDRALAAEWQHYREAPRSGCPGGRLPRAWEPAPELKLGLLLEYVPGPTLDDFLARSRDSVAASAALHERLERLARLLSWFHTWPVPPAPTSPLPAFLYLEKLRGQLLEHGLLDLAGSRFLEEAPTAWEKQFAAWPDRQVLLHGDATPTNFLFPDGRAVAVDLERLRLGDRLFDLGWVAGELRHAFAWRFRDPAAAGPFITAFVRAYREAVAGDAAFMERLECLTPFYMALALWRIARNTYLAWEYRRFLVEEGLSLLASR; encoded by the coding sequence ATGACCCTGCTCCCTCCGGACCACCCCCTGACCCGGCATTGCCGCCGGGTGCTGGGTGCAGGCGGAATCTCCCTGCCCCGGGAACTGCTGGTGGCGCGGCTGCCGGGTTCCCGGCCGGTCTTCCGCTTCAGTGCCATTGACGGCACCCCCCTGTTGGTGGGCAAATTCTTTGCCACAGTACCGCCGGACACGGCCCAGGACCGGGCCCTGGCGGCGGAATGGCAGCACTACCGGGAGGCCCCCCGCAGTGGATGCCCGGGAGGCCGGCTCCCCCGGGCCTGGGAACCGGCGCCGGAGCTGAAGCTGGGCCTGCTCCTGGAATATGTCCCCGGCCCGACCTTGGACGACTTTCTGGCCCGCAGCCGGGACTCAGTGGCGGCGTCCGCCGCCCTCCACGAGCGATTGGAGAGGCTGGCCCGGCTGTTGTCCTGGTTTCACACCTGGCCGGTGCCGCCGGCGCCGACAAGCCCCCTCCCGGCCTTTCTGTATCTGGAAAAACTGCGCGGCCAGCTCCTGGAACACGGCCTCCTGGACCTGGCCGGAAGCCGCTTTCTGGAGGAGGCCCCCACTGCCTGGGAGAAGCAATTTGCCGCCTGGCCGGACCGGCAGGTACTCCTCCATGGCGATGCCACCCCCACCAATTTCCTCTTCCCCGACGGGCGTGCCGTGGCCGTGGACCTGGAGCGCCTGCGCCTGGGGGACCGCCTCTTCGATTTGGGCTGGGTGGCAGGTGAGCTCCGGCACGCCTTCGCCTGGCGCTTCCGGGATCCCGCCGCCGCCGGGCCCTTCATCACCGCCTTTGTCCGCGCCTACCGGGAAGCGGTGGCGGGTGATGCCGCTTTCATGGAACGCCTGGAGTGCCTGACTCCGTTCTACATGGCCCTGGCCCTCTGGCGCATCGCCCGCAATACGTACCTTGCCTGGGAATACCGCCGCTTTCTGGTGGAAGAAGGCCTTTCACTCCTGGCCTCCCGTTAG
- a CDS encoding acyl-CoA dehydratase activase, with product MAPRVQRDPDPCLPAALGVDFGSRYVKLVYGAGERPLRRAVDSLEFFRRGLVREEGGIRLNWDWLKLPETPAVVVTGYGKHLLKAHFATITEVRASFLGAKASSGLEDFILLEMGGQDTKVLLVQGGQVMDFLTNDRCAAGTGRYLENMARFLKMPLREFSRAWEEPVEISQTCAIFGESELIGHLLTGVPPVRLAAGVNASVARRALALVRRYPPLPLVLAGGVAKNRALVTLLKAAGRRVLVPPFPQFLGAWGCYLEARQRLAQEAVS from the coding sequence ATGGCGCCAAGGGTTCAGCGCGATCCTGACCCTTGCCTCCCGGCCGCCCTGGGGGTGGACTTTGGCAGCCGCTATGTGAAGCTGGTCTATGGGGCCGGCGAGCGGCCGCTGCGCCGGGCGGTGGACAGCCTGGAGTTCTTCCGCCGGGGGCTGGTGCGGGAAGAAGGGGGCATCCGCCTGAACTGGGACTGGCTTAAGCTGCCTGAGACCCCCGCGGTGGTGGTCACCGGCTACGGCAAGCACCTGCTGAAAGCGCATTTTGCCACCATCACCGAGGTCCGGGCCAGCTTCCTGGGCGCCAAGGCAAGCTCCGGCCTGGAGGATTTCATCCTCCTGGAGATGGGCGGCCAGGACACCAAGGTGCTGTTGGTGCAGGGGGGGCAGGTGATGGATTTTCTCACCAATGACCGCTGTGCCGCGGGCACCGGCCGCTACCTGGAGAATATGGCCCGCTTCCTCAAGATGCCGCTGAGGGAGTTCTCCCGGGCCTGGGAGGAACCGGTGGAGATCTCCCAAACCTGTGCCATTTTCGGCGAAAGCGAGCTCATCGGCCACCTGCTGACGGGAGTGCCGCCGGTCCGGCTGGCCGCGGGGGTCAATGCCTCGGTGGCCCGGCGGGCTCTGGCCCTGGTGCGGCGCTATCCTCCGCTCCCTTTGGTTTTGGCGGGCGGGGTGGCCAAGAACCGGGCCCTGGTCACCCTGCTTAAGGCGGCGGGCCGACGGGTGTTGGTGCCGCCCTTCCCCCAGTTTCTCGGGGCCTGGGGCTGTTATCTGGAAGCCCGGCAGCGACTGGCCCAGGAGGCGGTCTCATGA